A single window of Paenibacillus sp. FSL H8-0537 DNA harbors:
- a CDS encoding DeoR/GlpR family DNA-binding transcription regulator, producing MLAAERHRQIIIQLEEKGSVKVSELSERFKVTEKTVREDLEKLEEKRLLKRMHGGAVLPPDEESLFPLQYPNSKHQQEKAAIAEQALTHIAENDIIALDAGSTTLEIARRLKNMPLTVLTNDLLIIRELTAKEQIRLVIPGGYRFQNLLIGTDWQEWVKRLNVHKLFLSTTGIHLEYGLTIFTEELAKLKQVYMECSREIYCVADHSKFDKGALLTFAALKDVHTIITDSHIDPAVAAKYEQQGVRIEKS from the coding sequence ATGCTTGCCGCTGAACGTCATCGACAAATTATTATTCAGCTGGAGGAGAAGGGCAGCGTCAAAGTATCCGAGCTGAGCGAGCGTTTCAAGGTGACGGAAAAGACGGTACGCGAGGATTTGGAGAAGCTGGAGGAGAAGAGGCTGCTGAAGCGCATGCATGGCGGAGCGGTGCTTCCTCCAGATGAGGAGAGTTTGTTCCCCTTGCAATATCCGAACAGCAAGCATCAGCAAGAGAAGGCGGCAATCGCCGAGCAGGCGTTAACCCATATTGCTGAAAATGATATTATTGCGCTGGATGCGGGCAGCACGACGCTGGAAATCGCTCGGCGGCTCAAAAACATGCCGCTGACCGTGCTAACGAATGATCTGCTCATTATTCGCGAGCTGACGGCAAAGGAGCAGATTCGCCTCGTCATTCCCGGCGGCTATCGTTTTCAAAATCTGCTCATTGGTACGGACTGGCAGGAGTGGGTCAAGCGGCTGAATGTTCATAAGCTGTTTTTATCGACGACGGGCATTCACCTGGAGTACGGGCTGACGATTTTCACCGAGGAGCTTGCCAAGCTTAAGCAGGTTTATATGGAATGCTCGCGTGAAATTTATTGCGTAGCCGACCACAGCAAGTTCGACAAGGGCGCGCTTCTTACGTTCGCCGCGTTGAAGGATGTCCATACGATTATAACCGATTCGCACATTGATCCGGCTGTCGCTGCCAAATACGAGCAGCAGGGCGTGCGTATTGAAAAATCCTAA